One Novosphingobium sp. 9U genomic window, GAGTTCGATGCGCGCGAGCCGCTTGCGCAAGCTGCGGGCATCGCGGGCGAGCGCCACCGCTTCGTCCTTCTCCTTGGCGTCAGCCGCGGGCTTGTGCGCGGGCGTCTTCGCCTGGGCCGGGGCGACTCCCGTCACTGGAGAGACCATCGCCAGCAGGCCGCCGGCGGGAGCGCCGTCGCTCTCGTTCACCGTTTTGGCGCTGGCGTAGCGGATCGGCTGCGGCGCGCCCGGCGCCGGCGCCTTGCCCAGCGCGGCCAGCTGGCGCTCGCCCTCGATGTACTGCTCGGCCCGCGGCGCCTCGTAGCCGAACTCGACGTCGTTCAGCGTCTTCAACTGCTGCTGGTTGGAGCGGGTCTGGAATTCGGTCTGCAGGAAATCGATGTCGCGCTGTAGGTACGCGATCCGCTTCTCCGAACCGGCCACCTGGCTCCTTACTGCGTTGACCCGCAGCATCAACGCCAGGCTGAGCGCACCGCAGATCAGCAGCACGGTCATCCAGCCGATCGAATGAACGCGATCGCGAGTGAGGTTCATGCGGATTTCCTAGAGCGTGCAGGAGCAGGGGTACGTGACGCGCTGCGCAGGGTGGCGGAACGGGAACGGGGATTTCCGGCGACCTCGGCTTCGCTGGGCCGGATCGCCTTTGACACGTCGGCGAACGTCGGCGCATCGGCGGGCGCGCTCATCGGCAGGTGGCGCGAGGTCGAGGCGCTGGCGCCGCTGGCTTCGCGCAGGAACTGCTTCACGACCCGGTCCTCGAGCGAGTGGAACGACACCACCGCCAAGCGCCCCTCGGCGCGCAGCAGCGCCTCGGCCGCGACCAGACCGGCATCGAGCTCGTCCAGTTCGCCGTTCACGTGGATGCGGATCGCCTGGAAGCTGCGCGTCGCCGGGTCCTTGGGCGCGCCGACACGATAGCCGAGCGCCTTGCGCACCACCCGCGCAAAGTCCTCGGTCGTCTCCAGCGGACGCGCGGCGACGATCGCGCGCGCCACGCGACGCGATTGGCGCTCCTCGCCATAGGTATAGAGCACATCGGCGATGCGGCTCTCTTCGGCGGAGTTTAGGAAATCGGACGCGGATTCGCCCTCCTGGCTCATGCGCATGTCGAGCGGGCCGTTGGTGGAGAAGGCAAAGCCCCGCTCGGGCTGATCCAGCTGCATTGAGGACACACCGATATCCATCGCAATGCCGTCGACCCGCGCTATCCCCAGCTCAGCCAAGCTTTCCACCATTTCGGAAAAGCGGCGCGGGTGCAGCACGAGGCGGGGCGCCTCCTGGTGCAGCTCGGGCCAGCCTGCCGGGTTGCCGCGTGCCGCCGCGATCGCATCGGGGTCGCGATCGAAGGCGTGCACGGTGGCGCCGGCGTCGAGGAGACGCCGGGTATAGCCGCCCGCGCCGAAAGTGGCATCGACGATCACCGCGCCCGGGGCGGGGCGCAGTGCGTGGACGACCTCTTCGAGGAGGACGGGGATGTGGGGGGCAGCGGAGGCGCTCACTTGCCGGCCGCCTTCTTCAACTCGGCCTTGGCAAGGCTGGCGCAGGAGACTTGCGCGCCCTTGAACTGCGGCTCGGTCATGGCGGCCAGGGCTTCGGGGGCAAAGACGAAGAAGTACTGGCCCGCGCCCTGAAAGTAGAGCTGGTCTTCCACTTCGGCCAGGATCGCGAGATCTTCGGGCAGGACGAAGCGGCCCGAGCCGTCGAACGGGATCTCGTGGTAGTTGTAGAGGGTCATCGCCTTCATGTCGCGATCGAAGGGGAGGCCCGCCTGCATGGCGAACTGGCGCTCCTGCTCGATGATGTCCTCGAACTCGTGGGTGCGCGACAGGCCGTAGCCGACCAGGCAGTTCCAGCTTTCATGCCGGGCGAGGCAAAGGATCGGCTTGTCGCCGCTCGACGCCTTGACGGTGCCACGGAACAGGTTGGGCAGCACGAAGCGGTTCTTGTCGCGTCGAAGCGAGAAGCCCTGCCCCCTGTAGATCAACGGCTGCCCCGCCATCAGTTTCGACCAAATTCCCCGAAAGTGCCCCGTCCCGAAAAACAGCCGCGCTCCGCCTCACCCGCGCAAGTGCGCAAGCGGACGTTCCGGGACTTCGCGAGTCACGGAAGAGTTCGGGCTTTCCGATTGATGATTCTTCTATCGCACCCGTTCGGGGCCGAAAAGGGAAAAGTGGGGACGATCGGTGCCAAACTTGTTGATTGTGAGTCAGCTCGGCTCACGACGGGCAGCCCTGCGGCGTGCGGGATGATGCTATCCTCTAGAAATCCATGGTTTACCAGCGCTTCACCGCTAGCTCGCCGAGAAGGCGGCCGTCCCGCTCAATCCCCAGACGCGGCGCACCCGATCATCTCAAGGGAGGAGCCTAGCTCGCCAACCCGCAAGCGCCGCGGCAGCTTCTTCAGCTTATCGGCTAATGGCGAGGGCGATGAGTGCCTCAAGAGCCGTGATGCGTCCCGCATCTTCCCCATCGAACAGCGCTGCGTCCCCGACCACGATGGCGCGGCCCTTGCCGATGCGGCAGTCGGCCAGCAGCTGCTCCTTCCCGACACGACAATGCGCACCTGCTGAAACGCCGAGCTGCCCGCGCAAGTTCACCGGCAGGCGAATGCCTCGCGCCTCAACGGACTGCTCACCGCGCGGTTGCGCTTCGTCGAAGGCGAGCGCCAATCCCCAGTGGCTCAGGATCGGCGAGAGCATGGCGATGTCCTGCGGCCGACGCGGGTCGCCAAGTGGATAGTCCGAAGCCGCGGTCAGCATGGGATCGGCAAACAGCAGGACGTGCCCGCCACCCCTCACCCACGTATCGAGTGCGAAATTCTCATCCGGCGTCAGTGGTCGCGGCTGGACAAGCACCAGTAGAGCGCTGGAAGGCAACGGGAGGCCCTGCTCGCCGGCAAGAGTGTCGACCGGCACGACCTTGCCCTGCTCTGCCAGCGTGCGCGCGGCCCAGTGTTGCGGGCCGACGTCGGCAAGCTGTCCCCGCAAATCCCCGGCTTCGCCCCAGATTAACGGCAGGCTGCTCGACAGTCCGATAGTGCGTTGAGGAACGGGATGGGTCTGCGATCCACAGGCACTCAGGAGCAGGCCAAGTGCGAGCGCTGCCAGGCCGGCCTTATTGCGCCGCGGCTCCGGTCGCCTGCGCAGAAGACGCCACCGCTCCAGGAGTCGGATCGGCAGCCGGGACGACCCCGATGTCGGCCAAGGGCTCGCTCGCCGGCTTCTTGGGCTCCCCATCGACCGCGACGACCTCCTCGACAGGCTCGCGCGTATCGGTCAGGCGGGCACGGTCCATGATGATGTTGGCAAGACCGACGATCAGCAGCATCGCGCACAACCCGAACAGTCCGACCTGCAGGCGATGCATGGCCTGTGCGCGCAGCTCACGCGCGCCGGGAGGCGAGAAGTGCTGCGGCTTGGTGATCGGCTCGACTATGCGAGGCGGAGCGTTACCTGCCATCGACGAGACGATAGCTTATTGCGCCAGCCATGGGAAGACCGGCAGCCCCTTCGCCGTCAGCCACTCGCGATTGTAGAGCGAGGACAAGTAGCGGAAGCCGGTGTCGCACAGGATCGTCGCGACACGCGCGTCAGGACCGAGCTGGCGACCGAGCGCCACGGCGCCGGCGACGTTGATGCCGGAGGACAGCCCGAGGCACAGCCCCTCCTCCTGCAGCAGCCGTCCGACCCACAGAAGGCCCTCCTCGTCGGACACGCGAAACTGCGTGTCGATCGGTGCGCCTTCGAGGTTCGCGGTGATGCGTCCCTGCCCGATGCCCTCGGCGACGGACGAGCCCTCCGCCTTCAGCTCACCGCAGGCATAGTAGTTGTAGAGCGCGGCGCCGTGCGGATCGGTCAACGCAATGGTGATCGATTCATCGAAGGCCTTGAGGCCCATTCCAACGCCCGCGATGGTGCCGCCGGTGCCCGCGGCGCAGGTGAAGCCGCTGATGCGGCCGTCCATCTGCTCCCAGATCTCGGGCGCGGTGCTCTCGATGTGCGCCTTGCGATTGGCGATGTTGTCGAACTGGTTGGCCCAGACCGCGCCCTCCGTCTCCTCGGCCAGGCGGCGCGAGGTGTGGACGAAGTGGCCCGGATTGCTGAACGGCGCGGCGGGCACCAGCACCAGCTCGGCGCCGAGCGCGCGCAGTGTGTCCATCTTCTCGCGCGACTGGGTTTCGGGCATGACGATGACCGTCTTGTAGCCGAGCGCGTTGGCGACCAGCGCCGCACCGATACCCGTGTTACCGGCCGTGCCCTCGACAATGGTGCCGCCGGGCTTCAGCAGCCCCTTCTCCTCTGCATCGCGAACAATCCACAACGCGGCCCGGTCTTTCACCGAGGCGCCGGGGTTGGCGAACTCGCACTTACCCCAGATCTCGCAGCCGGCTGCTTCGCTTGGCCCCTGCAACAGGACAAGCGGCGTGTTGCCGATGAGATCGAGAGTGGACGGACGGGCTTGGGGGGCGGTGCCAGCGGGCGCAGTCATGGAGGCGGAAGTAGGTACAAGAAGCCCCAGGCGCAATCC contains:
- the rsmH gene encoding 16S rRNA (cytosine(1402)-N(4))-methyltransferase RsmH, yielding MSASAAPHIPVLLEEVVHALRPAPGAVIVDATFGAGGYTRRLLDAGATVHAFDRDPDAIAAARGNPAGWPELHQEAPRLVLHPRRFSEMVESLAELGIARVDGIAMDIGVSSMQLDQPERGFAFSTNGPLDMRMSQEGESASDFLNSAEESRIADVLYTYGEERQSRRVARAIVAARPLETTEDFARVVRKALGYRVGAPKDPATRSFQAIRIHVNGELDELDAGLVAAEALLRAEGRLAVVSFHSLEDRVVKQFLREASGASASTSRHLPMSAPADAPTFADVSKAIRPSEAEVAGNPRSRSATLRSASRTPAPARSRKSA
- a CDS encoding division/cell wall cluster transcriptional repressor MraZ, which encodes MAGQPLIYRGQGFSLRRDKNRFVLPNLFRGTVKASSGDKPILCLARHESWNCLVGYGLSRTHEFEDIIEQERQFAMQAGLPFDRDMKAMTLYNYHEIPFDGSGRFVLPEDLAILAEVEDQLYFQGAGQYFFVFAPEALAAMTEPQFKGAQVSCASLAKAELKKAAGK
- a CDS encoding GldG family protein, with protein sequence MRGQLADVGPQHWAARTLAEQGKVVPVDTLAGEQGLPLPSSALLVLVQPRPLTPDENFALDTWVRGGGHVLLFADPMLTAASDYPLGDPRRPQDIAMLSPILSHWGLALAFDEAQPRGEQSVEARGIRLPVNLRGQLGVSAGAHCRVGKEQLLADCRIGKGRAIVVGDAALFDGEDAGRITALEALIALAISR
- a CDS encoding cysteine synthase A — translated: MTAPAGTAPQARPSTLDLIGNTPLVLLQGPSEAAGCEIWGKCEFANPGASVKDRAALWIVRDAEEKGLLKPGGTIVEGTAGNTGIGAALVANALGYKTVIVMPETQSREKMDTLRALGAELVLVPAAPFSNPGHFVHTSRRLAEETEGAVWANQFDNIANRKAHIESTAPEIWEQMDGRISGFTCAAGTGGTIAGVGMGLKAFDESITIALTDPHGAALYNYYACGELKAEGSSVAEGIGQGRITANLEGAPIDTQFRVSDEEGLLWVGRLLQEEGLCLGLSSGINVAGAVALGRQLGPDARVATILCDTGFRYLSSLYNREWLTAKGLPVFPWLAQ